TAGCGATGGCGTTCGCTTTGTTTCCAATTTTACGTGACACTGTACGCCAAAACCAACAAACGCACATTCCCGCCGCTGTGAGAATCGTAAAACCCTTCCCATACCATTTAGCAAGTCAAACCCGCCCAGCCATTACGTTGAAGTGTTGAGCACTAAcctataaaaatatatattcccaagagagagaaaaaaaagggggtgAAAAAACTATGACCACCGTTTTGGTGTAACAAAGCATAGACAAACCCCGAACCTTTTAATGCAAATACGACCTGCGACCAATCTAACGCAAAGacgtacaaaaacacacagcttGATTGCATTGCCGCACCTTTCGTCGCGAAGTGGCGAAGCTCACTGACGGGAGGAAATGGGCCGGCAGAGGCCCGGCCAACTCGAGACGACCTCCACCTCTTTTAACCCTTTCTGTGTCACGCACGGATGCGTGTGATTTTCGTTACTTTATGGCAGTGGGCCCAATAAAACGGTGGTGTTTACATCCATCCGTTTTAGATGGGCCTTCCTTTCCCCTTACTATTCCTATTCTAGTGTGTGTTGACAGGGACAGGAGATAAATTATGAGCGGCAGTTAACAGTTGGTTTCGGTGCGTGAGTGTTTGAGGTCCTTCTGCTTTTATTCACCTGATTTTCCCGAATCATCACCCGGTGTGACGTGCGAAAGGGCGGGTGAAACCTCCAATATTTATATGGCGAACAGTTTTGGGGAGCAAACAGACAAGAACGGGTTAACTGCCCGCAAGGAAAGAGTTGGGACGTGGGCCGAAAGAGGGGtcaaaacgcaaacaaacaaaccaacaaacaaacccgtCCAAAAATCCGTCACGCACATTTATCGAGTGCGTGCCAGTTTGATGGTGTGATTATTTATTCAACGCGACGCGATTCTTGCACGATCTAGCATTtggacacacgcacacgaacaagcgaaaaaaaaagagagacacTTCTCTGTTGAAAGATTTATGGTATcatgtgcgtgcgcgtgtgtgtatcaaATCGGATCTAACACTCTAGTAGGAAAGGAACCCGACAATTGAcagaactgcagcagcagcagtcctTTCGAAGGATGAGCTATACCGCTTTTAGCAAAATAGTAAAACAACTACCCCCATAAAAAAAGCCGCTAACCACCGAGGTGATGAAAAAGACACCACACAGTGTGGCACCACACCAAAGATTCGTACGGCAGCCGGAATGGCAATTGATTCGAGGTTCCGGTCGCGTGACGTTACCATTTATCATCTTTCATTCGTCGCACAGAGGAGTTTGCACACCGAGACCGACAGACCGAACTGACATTCCGAGATCGATTCTCGTGATTCCACGGGACTTCCGGTTTTGGGGCGACTGCGACTGTCCTGTCCGATTTTGTGCTACATCATGCACTACAGCGACAAGAGGCCTTTTTTTTCGCGACAAACAAGAGCTCGAGCTGACTCAGACTCCGAGTCAGCACCCGACAAACCGAACCACCGTCAAACGATTATACCCCGTGTCTCACCCCGGGGGTCTTGCGGGCTGTGATGACGGTGATGAGGGATTGCCTCTAGAGCAATGAATTAAGTGCCGAGTTCGTATCCTTTTCGCCATATCGCGCCACATATTCAAATGCTCTCACCCATCGTCCCTCAGAGGCAGAGGGGTTGCAGTTTTTCTGCGCAGTTAAATTTGCTCTCCCGGTCGGAGAGtgatttgtagtttttttttgtgtgtgtatgttgtccTCAaccttaacacacacacactctgtcgGAGGAACAAATTGGCACCCGGCGTGAAGGATGGTGCCCGTTGCGGAGAGTGTTCGAGATTCGCTTGAGGCGTAATATGAGGCAATGATTTTCTCCGCGTCGACGTCGCTCTTTCTCTAAGCGTAAAACTCCGACCAAGAACAACAATAGGTGCGAGTGAATCGTTTGGTGTCGTTTTGCGTTTCGGAGGGTAATGGGTTGTTGTTGAAAGCGCGATTAACCGAAACGTTTGAACCGGTCATAAATGTCATCGCAGTTTGATAGAATGCCCAGGAGCATGATGTTTTGTTGAAGGGAACAACACTAACGGGGAAGGAATTCTTCTGAACAGTTCTACATGCATTGGTGACAAGGAAAGCATTGCGAAACAGCAGTCACAGTCACCACAAGAAGGTTTAGAAAGacggtttgtttgttggtatttttcatttgtttggtACAACTTGTTGGTCAAACAGATCAAAACTAGCCGAAAATGGTTTATAAAAGAGAACtcaaatgattgaaaaatggACAAATAGTGACCCTATTTTGCAAAGGATTAAGTTAGACAAATTGAGTTGTGATGATGATCAAAGTAATTAGGTATAAGTGCGAAAATTATAGTTCTACCTCTAATAGAGATGATTACAGAAGATTCTTCACCCTAACCATCCTTGAGTAGCCTCAAAGTCAAATCTTTGTTACATACTGTCAATCGAGGCACTGATATCTTCCAAACTACTTAACAAAGCTATTCAGATGTTCATATATTACGTAGAAGTCTCAATTATGTATAGTCGGTGTATTCGAATATGAATGTCTTGCTATCGTTGTACTGCAAACAGAGACTAATGAGTCATCCGACCTTTGAGGTAAATGATCACCAAGCAAAGCTCTTTTATTCCTACATTTGGATACAAATATCCACTGACACTAGACAAGCTTTACACATAAACGAGTACTATGTGAAGGAACCCCTGAGCACTGAAGTTGCTTCAATGATTGAAATAAAGATGCAATTCACAGTTCAATCCTTCTCAAAACTAATACCTCTTTTTGGCATTTTATTTCATACAACAATATGTAATGGAATCTACTGATACAGAGAGATCTTACTTGATTCCTACCAATCCAACATGAACTTCAGAATCTATCTAACTATCACGAAATTGAACTCCGTTACGAATCAATCAACTTCTTGAGAATATCGTCATTTCCAACCGTTATTAGTCGCACAATACAGAACTCTCCCATCCCAATGTTCAAGTATTCTAATGCAGGCCCTTGCTAACCAGTACGGGTTTCAGTTGCTCTGCTTTCAGGCAATCGCTGATGGGACAGCGAAGCTCGGACGGGGACAAGCTCAGCCCGAGCTCGGTCAGTTCCTCGCGCGGTCCAGCTGGTTTGGACCACCGAACAAATAGCATATCAGCgctggacgacgacgacaagcTGCTGGACGTGGTCGGCCCACCGCAAAGCCCGCTGCTCTCGCTCAGCCAGCAGATGCACCATCACGCGTCAGGTAGGTGGACATGCccgttttattattttttttctcactctttAAATCGGCTTTCATTCCCGAAAGACGCTCAATAAATTCCCCAACATTTTTATAACGatcttttgtttgttattgttcCCCCTTCACCCGGTATCCGCGCTTTTTCCCCTCCCAGGATGGTTCAACTTCGAGGACGTACAGCGCGCGGAGGAAGCGATGCGCCGGCGCCTCCAGTCGGACGAGAACGAGCGGGACGGCAGCGACTCGAACTGCTCGGACAGCGTGTCAGGAAGCACAGGTGCCTTTCGTCCGACCTCGGGCAGCCCGAAGGAGTCGTCCAGCAGTGCCGGCACGTCCTACCCGTCGCCCAACATCTCGGTCGGGCCGCCGATCCATCCACCGCCCCACCTGCTGCCCTATCTCTACCCGCACGGGCTCTACCCGCCGCCCCATCTGTCGCTGCTGCACAacccggcggcggcggccgccatGAACCCGAGCCTGCTGTTCAACGCGCAGCTCGCGCTGGCCGCCCAGCATCCGGCCTTCTTCGGGCACTACTCGGGCCACTCGCCCACCTCGCCGCTGCACGGCCTCAAAGGCCACCGCTTCTCGCCCTACAGCCTGCCGTCCGGGCTCGGGTCGGCGTTCGATGCGGTCACGCCCGGCTCGAACTCGGCCGGCGCCCGCAGCCTCAGCAGCAGCCCCCATCCCCGGGCCGCCTCCAACTCGCCCCCGACCCGGCCCATCTCCGTGTCGCCCACGCCCACCCAGCATCCGACCTCGCCGACGACGGCAGACGCGAACGCGGCCGCCAACATGCCGCCGGGAGCGAACAGTAGCATGGTGTCACCGTCCTCGctacaaccaccaccaccaccacccggcgGACaggcgccaccaccaccaccaccctcaaCCGCTTCCATGATGGCGCCGGGATTATCACCGGCGTCGCTCGGGccgccagcaccaccaccccctGCCTCAAACTCACCCTCCGAGCTGAAAAGCATCGAGAAGATGGTGAACGGGCTCGAGGTGAAGCACAACATCAACGGCAGCACGGTGGGCAGCGTCGACAGCAATGGGGGGAAGGCGCTACACCCAGCGCACGATCAGTGACGTTTGGTGGGTGGCGAGTATCTTCCCACTGCCGCCGCCGGCCTGTACGAGCGCCGCGTCCCGGTGGAggtcggcggtggcggtgatgGCGTAGCAGTCGGTGGTCCCGGTTTGGATCAGGGTATGTGACAGTTAGCAATCGGGTCCGGCGACCCGCTCCACTATGGGATGTCCTAGTGTGGCACCGCGGAATAGGCGACAGCCGAGATatagagagaagagagagagagagagagagagagagagagagagagagagagagagagagagagagagagagagtacctTGTACATATAGACGTAGAATTTTAGGCATTTTTAGGCAGAGTATCCTCTAAAAACGCTCTCAAAGCAACCATCCCTCGAACACAAACCTTTACAACCTTcatcgcaccaccaccagcactacCACCGGCAGAGTTTGTTCAATTGGAATcctttggttttatttttcttactGGAAAACTGAAGCACGTGTCACTACACTTACCAAAGAGACCATTACCGCTGCTATGGCGACGGACTCGACGATCCA
This genomic interval from Anopheles merus strain MAF chromosome 3L, AmerM5.1, whole genome shotgun sequence contains the following:
- the LOC121599048 gene encoding optomotor-blind protein-like isoform X3 produces the protein MRYDGQELLQSDDFSRPAKGMAYHPFLQLPRPTDFSVSSLLTAGSPPSAQAQQQNSPAATAAAAAAINMAATAAGTAPPGAAGGPPSYFPAAALAALSGGPGGAGPPPSHLYPGALLPKLPPHHPHAHHPLGTAYTTAEDVVLAAVAAHQHHPAMRPLRAMQPEDDGVVDDPKVTLEGKELWEKFHKLGTEMVITKSGRQMFPQMKFRVSGLDAKAKYILLLDIVAADDYRYKFHNSRWMVAGKADPEMPKRMYIHPDSPSTGEQWMQKVVSFHKLKLTNNISDKHGFIETILNSMHKYQPRFHLVRANDILKLPYSTFRTYVFKETEFIAVTAYQNEKITQLKIDNNPFAKGFRDTGAGKREKNTGFSCSAFRQSLMGQRSSDGDKLSPSSVSSSRGPAGLDHRTNSISALDDDDKLLDVVGPPQSPLLSLSQQMHHHASGWFNFEDVQRAEEAMRRRLQSDENERDGSDSNCSDSVSGSTGAFRPTSGSPKESSSSAGTSYPSPNISVGPPIHPPPHLLPYLYPHGLYPPPHLSLLHNPAAAAAMNPSLLFNAQLALAAQHPAFFGHYSGHSPTSPLHGLKGHRFSPYSLPSGLGSAFDAVTPGSNSAGARSLSSSPHPRAASNSPPTRPISVSPTPTQHPTSPTTADANAAANMPPGANSSMVSPSSLQPPPPPPGGQAPPPPPPSTASMMAPGLSPASLGPPAPPPPASNSPSELKSIEKMVNGLEVKHNINGSTVGSVDSNGGKALHPAHDQ
- the LOC121599048 gene encoding optomotor-blind protein-like isoform X1, which translates into the protein MRYDGQELLQSDDFSRPAKGMAYHPFLQLPRPTDFSVSSLLTAGSPPSAQAQQQNSPAATAAAAAAINMAATAAGTAPPGAAGGPPSYFPAAALAALSGGPGGAGPPPSHLYPGALLPKLPPHHPHAHHPLGTAYTTAEDVVLAAVAAHQHHPAMRPLRAMQPEDDGVVDDPKVTLEGKELWEKFHKLGTEMVITKSGRQMFPQMKFRVSGLDAKAKYILLLDIVAADDYRYKFHNSRWMVAGKADPEMPKRMYIHPDSPSTGEQWMQKVVSFHKLKLTNNISDKHGFVGDASTVWTILNSMHKYQPRFHLVRANDILKLPYSTFRTYVFKETEFIAVTAYQNEKITQLKIDNNPFAKGFRDTGAGKREKNTGFSCSAFRQSLMGQRSSDGDKLSPSSVSSSRGPAGLDHRTNSISALDDDDKLLDVVGPPQSPLLSLSQQMHHHASGWFNFEDVQRAEEAMRRRLQSDENERDGSDSNCSDSVSGSTGAFRPTSGSPKESSSSAGTSYPSPNISVGPPIHPPPHLLPYLYPHGLYPPPHLSLLHNPAAAAAMNPSLLFNAQLALAAQHPAFFGHYSGHSPTSPLHGLKGHRFSPYSLPSGLGSAFDAVTPGSNSAGARSLSSSPHPRAASNSPPTRPISVSPTPTQHPTSPTTADANAAANMPPGANSSMVSPSSLQPPPPPPGGQAPPPPPPSTASMMAPGLSPASLGPPAPPPPASNSPSELKSIEKMVNGLEVKHNINGSTVGSVDSNGGKALHPAHDQ
- the LOC121599048 gene encoding optomotor-blind protein-like isoform X4; translated protein: MRYDGQELLQSDDFSRPAKGMAYHPFLQLPRPTDFSVSSLLTAGSPPSAQAQQQNSPAATAAAAAAINMAATAAGTAPPGAAGGPPSYFPAAALAALSGGPGGAGPPPSHLYPGALLPKLPPHHPHAHHPLGTAYTTAEDVVLAAVAAHQHHPAMRPLRAMQPEDDGVVDDPKVTLEGKELWEKFHKLGTEMVITKSGRQMFPQMKFRVSGLDAKAKYILLLDIVAADDYRYKFHNSRWMVAGKADPEMPKRMYIHPDSPSTGEQWMQKVVSFHKLKLTNNISDKHGFTILNSMHKYQPRFHLVRANDILKLPYSTFRTYVFKETEFIAVTAYQNEKITQLKIDNNPFAKGFRDTGAGKREKNTGFSCSAFRQSLMGQRSSDGDKLSPSSVSSSRGPAGLDHRTNSISALDDDDKLLDVVGPPQSPLLSLSQQMHHHASGWFNFEDVQRAEEAMRRRLQSDENERDGSDSNCSDSVSGSTGAFRPTSGSPKESSSSAGTSYPSPNISVGPPIHPPPHLLPYLYPHGLYPPPHLSLLHNPAAAAAMNPSLLFNAQLALAAQHPAFFGHYSGHSPTSPLHGLKGHRFSPYSLPSGLGSAFDAVTPGSNSAGARSLSSSPHPRAASNSPPTRPISVSPTPTQHPTSPTTADANAAANMPPGANSSMVSPSSLQPPPPPPGGQAPPPPPPSTASMMAPGLSPASLGPPAPPPPASNSPSELKSIEKMVNGLEVKHNINGSTVGSVDSNGGKALHPAHDQ
- the LOC121599048 gene encoding optomotor-blind protein-like isoform X2, coding for MRYDGQELLQSDDFSRPAKGMAYHPFLQLPRPTDFSVSSLLTAGSPPSAQAQQQNSPAATAAAAAAINMAATAAGTAPPGAAGGPPSYFPAAALAALSGGPGGAGPPPSHLYPGALLPKLPPHHPHAHHPLGTAYTTAEDVVLAAVAAHQHHPAMRPLRAMQPEDDGVVDDPKVTLEGKELWEKFHKLGTEMVITKSGRQMFPQMKFRVSGLDAKAKYILLLDIVAADDYRYKFHNSRWMVAGKADPEMPKRMYIHPDSPSTGEQWMQKVVSFHKLKLTNNISDKHGFVGDASTVWTILNSMHKYQPRFHLVRANDILKLPYSTFRTYVFKETEFIAVTAYQNEKITQLKIDNNPFAKGFRDTGAGKREKNCSAFRQSLMGQRSSDGDKLSPSSVSSSRGPAGLDHRTNSISALDDDDKLLDVVGPPQSPLLSLSQQMHHHASGWFNFEDVQRAEEAMRRRLQSDENERDGSDSNCSDSVSGSTGAFRPTSGSPKESSSSAGTSYPSPNISVGPPIHPPPHLLPYLYPHGLYPPPHLSLLHNPAAAAAMNPSLLFNAQLALAAQHPAFFGHYSGHSPTSPLHGLKGHRFSPYSLPSGLGSAFDAVTPGSNSAGARSLSSSPHPRAASNSPPTRPISVSPTPTQHPTSPTTADANAAANMPPGANSSMVSPSSLQPPPPPPGGQAPPPPPPSTASMMAPGLSPASLGPPAPPPPASNSPSELKSIEKMVNGLEVKHNINGSTVGSVDSNGGKALHPAHDQ
- the LOC121599048 gene encoding optomotor-blind protein-like isoform X5, which codes for MRYDGQELLQSDDFSRPAKGMAYHPFLQLPRPTDFSVSSLLTAGSPPSAQAQQQNSPAATAAAAAAINMAATAAGTAPPGAAGGPPSYFPAAALAALSGGPGGAGPPPSHLYPGALLPKLPPHHPHAHHPLGTAYTTAEDVVLAAVAAHQHHPAMRPLRAMQPEDDGVVDDPKVTLEGKELWEKFHKLGTEMVITKSGRQMFPQMKFRVSGLDAKAKYILLLDIVAADDYRYKFHNSRWMVAGKADPEMPKRMYIHPDSPSTGEQWMQKVVSFHKLKLTNNISDKHGFTILNSMHKYQPRFHLVRANDILKLPYSTFRTYVFKETEFIAVTAYQNEKITQLKIDNNPFAKGFRDTGAGKREKNCSAFRQSLMGQRSSDGDKLSPSSVSSSRGPAGLDHRTNSISALDDDDKLLDVVGPPQSPLLSLSQQMHHHASGWFNFEDVQRAEEAMRRRLQSDENERDGSDSNCSDSVSGSTGAFRPTSGSPKESSSSAGTSYPSPNISVGPPIHPPPHLLPYLYPHGLYPPPHLSLLHNPAAAAAMNPSLLFNAQLALAAQHPAFFGHYSGHSPTSPLHGLKGHRFSPYSLPSGLGSAFDAVTPGSNSAGARSLSSSPHPRAASNSPPTRPISVSPTPTQHPTSPTTADANAAANMPPGANSSMVSPSSLQPPPPPPGGQAPPPPPPSTASMMAPGLSPASLGPPAPPPPASNSPSELKSIEKMVNGLEVKHNINGSTVGSVDSNGGKALHPAHDQ